In Brevibacterium pigmentatum, the sequence CCGCCAGCAGTCCCGGGTCGGCGGGGGCACCATAGGGGATGCCCATGCACAGCTGGTACAGCGGCGGGGCGTCGATGAGTCCCTCTTCGACGAGGACGTTGGCGAACCACAGATTTCCGGTGTCGAAGATCTCCAGCTCGGGACGCACGCCAAGGGTCTGGATGCGCTTCGAGCCTTCGCGGAGCATGTCGGGGGTCGAGACGTAGAGGTTCGACCCTTCGCCGAAGTTGAGGCTGCCGCAGTCGATCGTGCAGATCTCGGGCAGCAGCTCCTCGACGTGAGGGAGACGGTCGAGGGCGTTGATGAGGTCCGTGCCGGGCATCGTGGTCAGCGGATCCTGTGGGTCGATGACGAGGTCGCCGCCCATTCCGGCGGTGAGGTTGATGACCGGGTCGACATCGGAGGCGCGGATGCGGCGGACGACTTCGCGGTAGTAGGCGACCTCCCGTGAACCCTGTTTGGTCTCGAGGTCGCGGACGTGGATGTGGACGACCGACGCCCCGGCTCGGGCAGCCGCGATGGCATCGTTCGCGATCTCTTCGGGGCTGACGGGAACGTGTTCGCTCTTGCCGGTGGTGTCTCCGGCTCCTGTGACGGCACAGGTGAGGATGACCTTGCGGTTCATAATGACTCCTTCAGTCGATCGGTGGATGTATCGGTTGTGTGCTCTGTTGTGGTCGGGGTGGCTGTTCGGGTCGAGGCTCGCACCGGCGACGGGTTCAAGATGGCGCGGTCGAGGTAGGAGCGCAGCCGCAGCGAGAGGGCGTCGGTGTCCATCACTCCGGTGAGCACCTTGATGCCGAGGCCGTCGAGAAGGGAGGTCAGCTCATCGGCCATGGCGCGCGGATCGCCGGCTCGGAAGCAGCCGGTCCGCTGACCGTCCTCGATCGTGGACTGAACGGTGCGCGACCAGCGTTCGTAGCTGGGCGGATAGTTCGTCAGTGTCGAGCCTTCCAGGGCCATTCGGGCCCAGGCCTGCAGCCAGATCGACCATTCGCCGCGTTCCGTGCGCCCCAGCGGCGACTGCAGC encodes:
- a CDS encoding BKACE family enzyme gives rise to the protein MNRKVILTCAVTGAGDTTGKSEHVPVSPEEIANDAIAAARAGASVVHIHVRDLETKQGSREVAYYREVVRRIRASDVDPVINLTAGMGGDLVIDPQDPLTTMPGTDLINALDRLPHVEELLPEICTIDCGSLNFGEGSNLYVSTPDMLREGSKRIQTLGVRPELEIFDTGNLWFANVLVEEGLIDAPPLYQLCMGIPYGAPADPGLLAAMVNMLPKGAQFTSFAIGANQLPWVAHSVLAGGHARVGLEDNLYLSKGVKATNADLTTRAVDIITSLGSSVATPDEAREILDLRVQTPTITGDDL